In Pseudomonas rhizosphaerae, one DNA window encodes the following:
- the lpxC gene encoding UDP-3-O-acyl-N-acetylglucosamine deacetylase translates to MIKQRTLKNIIRATGVGLHSGEKVYLTLKPAPVDTGIVFCRVDLDPVVQIPARAHNVGATTMSTTLVNGDVKVDTVEHLLSAMAGLGIDNAYVELSASEVPIMDGSAGPFVFLIQSAGLEEQDAPKKFIRILREVTVTEGDKRATFLPFEGFKVSFEIDFDHPVFKDRTQSASVDFSSTSFVKEVSRARTFGFMSDLEYLRKHNRALGGSVENAIVVDEAGVMNEDGLRYEDEFVKHKILDAIGDLYQLGNSLIGEFRGYKSGHALNNQLLRRLLEQDDAWEVVTFEDASTVPISYMRPAALG, encoded by the coding sequence ATGATTAAACAACGCACCCTGAAGAATATTATCCGTGCCACAGGCGTCGGCTTGCACTCCGGTGAGAAGGTCTACCTGACCTTGAAGCCTGCGCCCGTGGATACCGGCATCGTGTTCTGCCGCGTCGACCTTGATCCGGTCGTGCAGATTCCTGCGCGCGCCCACAATGTCGGCGCCACCACGATGTCCACCACTTTGGTCAATGGCGACGTCAAGGTCGACACCGTAGAGCATCTACTGTCGGCCATGGCGGGCCTGGGAATCGATAACGCCTACGTCGAGCTCTCCGCGTCCGAAGTGCCGATCATGGATGGCAGCGCCGGACCCTTCGTATTCCTGATTCAATCGGCGGGCCTGGAAGAACAGGACGCGCCGAAGAAATTCATCCGGATCCTGCGTGAAGTGACAGTGACAGAGGGCGACAAGCGCGCCACCTTCCTGCCTTTCGAAGGGTTCAAGGTGAGCTTCGAAATAGATTTCGATCATCCTGTCTTCAAGGATCGCACGCAGAGTGCCAGCGTCGACTTTTCCAGTACCTCCTTCGTGAAGGAAGTCAGTCGCGCCCGGACATTCGGTTTCATGAGCGACCTTGAATACCTGCGCAAGCACAATCGTGCACTGGGCGGTAGCGTCGAGAACGCTATCGTGGTGGACGAGGCAGGCGTCATGAATGAGGACGGTCTTCGCTACGAAGACGAATTCGTCAAACACAAGATTCTCGATGCAATCGGCGATCTCTATCAGCTGGGTAACAGCCTGATTGGCGAATTCCGTGGCTACAAGTCGGGCCATGCACTGAACAACCAGCTTCTGCGTCGTCTGCTCGAGCAGGACGATGCCTGGGAAGTGGTCACGTTCGAAGATGCCAGCACGGTACCGATCTCCTACATGCGGCCAGCTGCGTTGGGTTGA
- a CDS encoding DUF721 domain-containing protein, with protein MVFRPLPARAPAVLLREAKPLKALFSHAQRLSHLQRLFESQLQPAARQHCYVASWREGSLLLIVTDGHWATRLRYQQKRLQRDLQALPEFSSLTRILFKVQPPTVQSKAGERSIDLSISAGENIQATAEGISDPNLRAALERLAAHAKRVR; from the coding sequence ATGGTCTTTCGCCCCCTGCCCGCCCGGGCACCAGCGGTTCTGCTGCGCGAAGCCAAGCCGCTCAAGGCCCTGTTCAGCCACGCCCAGCGCTTGTCGCACCTGCAACGCCTGTTCGAGAGCCAACTGCAACCGGCAGCGCGCCAGCATTGCTACGTCGCCTCATGGCGCGAAGGCAGCCTGCTGCTGATCGTCACCGACGGCCACTGGGCCACGCGCCTGCGCTATCAGCAGAAGCGCCTGCAGCGCGATCTGCAGGCCTTGCCGGAATTCAGCAGCCTGACGCGCATCCTGTTCAAGGTGCAACCGCCCACCGTGCAGAGCAAGGCCGGCGAGCGCAGCATCGACCTGTCCATCAGCGCGGGCGAGAACATCCAGGCCACTGCCGAGGGCATCAGCGATCCCAACCTGCGTGCGGCACTGGAGCGGCTGGCGGCCCACGCCAAGCGCGTGCGCTGA
- the secA gene encoding preprotein translocase subunit SecA yields MFAPLLKKLFGSKNEREVRRMLKTVQAVNAFEEQMVALSDEQLRAKTAEFKARLAKGETLDQLLPEAFAVCREAGKRVMGMRHFDVQLIGGITLHEGMIAEMRTGEGKTLVATLGVYLNALSGKGVHVVTVNDYLARRDANWMRPLYEYLGLTVGVVTPFAPPEEKRLAYAADITYGTNNEFGFDYLRDNMAFSMEEKFQRELNFAVIDEVDSILIDEARTPLIISGQAEDSSKLYTEINRLIPQLEQHIEEVEGQVTKEGHYSIDEKTRQVELNEGGHQYIEEMLTRAGLLAEGESLYSAHNLGLLTHVYAGLRAHKLFNRNVEYIVQDGQILLVDEHTGRTMPGRRLSEGLHQAIEAKENLNIQAESQTLASTTFQNYFRLYNKLSGMTGTADTEAFEFAQIYQLNVMVIPPNKPLARKDFNDLVYLTADEKYAAIVTDIKESMAQGRPVLVGTATIETSEHMSRLLNQEGIEHKVLNAKFHEKEAEIIAQAGRPGALTIATNMAGRGTDILLGGNWEVEVASLENPSEEQIAQIKADWQKRHQQVLESGGLHVIASERHESRRIDNQLRGRAGRQGDAGSSRFYLSLEDSLMRIFASDRVKNFMKALGMQSGEAIEHRMVTNAIEKAQRKVEGRNFDIRKQLLEFDDVANEQRKVIYHMRNSLLASDNVGDTIADFRQEVLGQLFAQHIPPQSLPEQWDVAGLEAALQTDFGVSLPIQQWLDADDKLYEETLREKVMAELLAAYTEKEDQASADALRTFEKQILLRVLDDLWKDHLSTMDHLRHGIHLRGYAQKNPKQEYKRESFSLFQELLDSIKRDTIRVLSHVQVRREDPVEEEARLRRDAEELAARMQFEHAPAPGLDQPEVLAEDAEVIAATVSEPVRNDQKLGRNELCWCGSGKKFKHCHGKID; encoded by the coding sequence ATGTTTGCGCCTTTGTTAAAGAAACTTTTTGGAAGCAAGAACGAGCGTGAAGTACGACGCATGCTCAAGACGGTACAAGCCGTCAATGCCTTCGAAGAGCAGATGGTGGCCCTTTCGGACGAGCAGCTGCGCGCCAAGACCGCAGAGTTCAAGGCCCGCCTGGCAAAAGGCGAGACCCTCGACCAACTGCTGCCCGAAGCCTTCGCCGTCTGCCGCGAAGCCGGCAAGCGTGTCATGGGCATGCGGCACTTCGATGTCCAGTTGATCGGCGGCATCACCCTGCACGAAGGCATGATTGCCGAGATGCGCACCGGTGAAGGCAAGACCCTGGTAGCGACCCTGGGCGTGTACCTCAACGCGTTGTCCGGCAAGGGCGTGCACGTGGTCACGGTCAACGACTACCTGGCCCGTCGCGACGCCAACTGGATGCGTCCGCTGTACGAATACCTGGGCCTGACCGTGGGCGTGGTCACGCCGTTCGCTCCGCCGGAAGAGAAGCGTCTGGCCTATGCCGCCGACATCACCTACGGCACCAACAACGAATTCGGTTTCGACTACCTGCGCGACAACATGGCGTTCAGCATGGAAGAGAAATTCCAGCGCGAGCTGAATTTCGCCGTGATCGACGAAGTCGACTCCATCCTCATCGACGAAGCCCGTACGCCGCTGATCATCTCCGGCCAGGCCGAGGACAGCTCCAAGCTGTACACCGAAATCAACCGCCTGATCCCGCAACTCGAGCAGCACATCGAGGAAGTCGAGGGACAGGTCACCAAGGAAGGCCACTACAGCATTGACGAGAAGACCCGCCAGGTCGAACTCAACGAAGGCGGCCACCAGTACATCGAGGAAATGCTCACCCGCGCCGGCCTGCTGGCCGAAGGCGAGAGCCTCTACTCGGCACACAACCTGGGTCTGCTGACCCACGTCTATGCCGGCCTGCGCGCGCACAAGCTGTTCAACCGCAACGTCGAATACATCGTCCAGGACGGGCAGATCCTGCTGGTCGACGAGCACACTGGCCGCACCATGCCGGGCCGTCGCCTGTCCGAGGGCCTGCACCAGGCCATTGAGGCCAAGGAAAACCTGAACATCCAGGCCGAGAGCCAGACCCTCGCCTCGACCACGTTCCAGAACTATTTCCGCCTGTACAACAAGCTCTCGGGCATGACCGGTACGGCCGATACCGAGGCCTTCGAGTTCGCCCAGATCTACCAGCTCAACGTGATGGTGATCCCGCCGAACAAGCCGCTGGCGCGCAAGGACTTCAACGACCTGGTCTACCTGACCGCGGACGAGAAGTACGCCGCCATCGTCACCGACATCAAGGAAAGCATGGCCCAGGGCCGGCCGGTGCTGGTGGGTACTGCGACCATCGAAACCTCCGAGCACATGTCGCGCCTGCTCAACCAGGAAGGCATCGAGCACAAGGTGCTCAACGCCAAGTTCCACGAGAAGGAAGCCGAGATCATCGCCCAGGCCGGTCGTCCCGGCGCGCTGACCATCGCCACCAACATGGCCGGTCGGGGTACCGACATCCTGCTGGGCGGCAACTGGGAAGTGGAAGTCGCTTCCCTGGAAAATCCATCCGAAGAGCAGATCGCGCAGATCAAGGCCGACTGGCAGAAGCGTCACCAGCAGGTGCTTGAATCCGGTGGCCTGCATGTGATCGCTTCCGAGCGCCATGAATCGCGCCGTATCGACAACCAGTTGCGTGGCCGTGCTGGTCGCCAGGGTGACGCCGGCTCCAGCCGCTTCTACCTGTCGCTGGAAGACAGCCTGATGCGTATCTTCGCCTCCGACCGGGTGAAGAACTTCATGAAAGCGTTGGGCATGCAGTCCGGCGAAGCCATCGAGCATCGCATGGTGACCAACGCCATCGAGAAGGCCCAGCGCAAGGTGGAAGGCCGCAACTTCGACATCCGCAAGCAGTTGCTGGAATTCGACGACGTCGCCAACGAGCAGCGCAAGGTCATCTACCACATGCGCAATAGCTTGCTGGCGTCCGACAATGTCGGCGACACCATTGCCGACTTCCGCCAGGAAGTGCTTGGCCAGTTGTTTGCCCAGCACATTCCGCCCCAGTCGCTGCCCGAGCAGTGGGACGTGGCCGGTCTGGAAGCGGCCCTGCAGACCGATTTCGGTGTGAGCCTGCCGATCCAGCAGTGGCTGGACGCCGACGACAAGCTGTACGAAGAGACCCTGCGCGAGAAGGTCATGGCCGAGCTGCTGGCGGCCTACACCGAGAAGGAAGACCAGGCCAGCGCCGATGCCCTGCGTACCTTCGAGAAGCAGATTCTGCTGCGCGTGCTCGACGACCTGTGGAAAGATCACCTGTCGACCATGGACCACCTGCGTCACGGTATTCACCTGCGCGGCTATGCCCAGAAGAACCCGAAGCAGGAATACAAGCGCGAGTCGTTCAGCCTGTTCCAGGAACTGCTCGATTCGATCAAGCGCGACACCATTCGTGTGCTGTCCCACGTCCAGGTGCGCCGAGAAGATCCGGTCGAGGAAGAAGCGCGTCTGCGTCGCGATGCCGAGGAATTGGCTGCGCGCATGCAGTTCGAACACGCTCCGGCGCCTGGCCTGGATCAGCCCGAAGTGTTGGCCGAAGATGCCGAAGTCATTGCCGCTACCGTGTCGGAGCCAGTGCGCAACGACCAGAAGCTGGGCCGCAACGAGTTGTGCTGGTGCGGTTCGGGCAAGAAATTCAAGCATTGCCACGGCAAGATCGACTGA